A segment of the Triticum urartu cultivar G1812 chromosome 1, Tu2.1, whole genome shotgun sequence genome:
GACTTCAGTTGACATGCATTGGTTGTACTAAGCTTTGCCATGTTTAAAATGTACTTGTTCAGTAATAACTTTTCCAAGGAAGCTCGTAACTGTTACCTATATGTTTATAAATTCCCTAAAGATATAACACTTACCAGTTTTTTTATCAATATCGTTGCTGCGTTTAAGTTTTACTCCCTCaatcccataatgtaagacgtttttgggacggagggagtagtttacaTTCTGCAAGTATTTTCTGGAGGTCTTTTATGGATGGAAACAAAGTCATGGTACATGGCAAAGGGTTTTATTCTGTTTTCTCAGAATATTTTCCTGCATCGCTGCCTCTGCAACAGACGATGTCATTTGTAAAACTACTAATATAAGATATGCTTGCAGGTGGATGTGTATTTACTGCCTCAGTCTGCTTTTCCAACTGGAGGTCTATATTTCAAGAACAAAACATGGGTCAAGGAGACAAAGGGCAAGCATGTCATTATACATAACAACTACATAACAGGGTTTGAAAAGAAGATAAAACGCTTCCGTGATCATAAACTCTGGCTGGTGGATGAGCACAGCGACGAGTCACCACTTGGTAAAATATGAGCAAGCTGTACATCTATCCTTGCTGCAGCATCACAATTTTGTAGCTGGTGTCTGCCCAACCAGATGTTGGGTGATTTTCCATCCACCACATGGAATTCAACAATCGAATTTGAACACCGGATCCGCATGCAGAAGACTCCATCTGTACATCAAGGCCCTCAGGAGCTAAGCTTTTTCATGCAGTCCATCTTTctgaagtactccctccgtcccaaagtaagtgactcaactttacactaactttgtactaaagttagtacaaagttaagtcacttattttgggacggagggagtacatttttGTAATTGGAAGTGGCTGGTCCAGGAGACGAGTAAGATCTCAGGGCATGAATGAATAGGTTTTGTGGCTATGAGTAGCGTCCAAGTCCATTGATTAATTCACTGGGTCTGTATAGCATTGTAGTTTTGTGAGTTTGTACCATTATTGTTATTAAAAAGCGCAGCATTTTTGTACACTAGACCGCTTGCAAGTACTATTGCTTATCATCTTATAGAGGGCATACTGATTCAATTGCGACCGTGCAAGTTTCCATAATCAACATTCTCATATTTCAGATACGCCTCCAATTATAATATAACAGAATCCTAAGCTAGCGTCGCCGGGAGCCAGAACAAGTCCTGTTGTTGGACCCTTTCCTTTGATGCCTCCCCCGCTTTGCTTTCGGCAGGAGCAACGCCAACGCCGTTGCCTTGGCCTCACACAAGGAACACCGGCGGCACGCACGCCCCCACATATACTCCTCCCCAGCCCCCGTGCTTGCATGTGCACAAGAAACCTCCTTTCTTCTCACCACAGCAGCAAGGAAACCCGCCCTTCCACGCCCACAAAGATCAGATCAATGGGTCAGGCCGTCACCAAGGCGAAGCAAGGTATGATCATCGACGAACACTAGCTACCGGGTCGCGCGATCTCGGGTCAACCATCTTTGCAAATGCTTGCTGGTTTTGCTTCTAACATGACTGATGTTTCTGGTAGAGGCCGGGCGGGCGACGCAGAAGAACGACAAGGACGGCAAGGCTGTGGCCAACCATAATAACGCCAAGGAGCAGCTCATCAAATTTATGGACAACAACTACGACGAAAAGGTCAAGCCTGCCAAAACCTTCAATGAGTTTTACCACGCCATCTTCGAGCTCATCGAGTAAGCCTTTCTTCTCAAGAGCTAGAGAGCATTGCTAGGGAGCTGCTAGTATAACGCATCATTTGTTTTAGTATCTATACAGCCTACAGATTGGTAGTATTATAGTTGAAATATTATTGGATGCCTGCAGGAATTCTCCTTTGATTCCTAAGCCTTTACGGATTAAAAGTTCATGCATGCGCATAAACAGGTACTACTCCCTTGGTACACACAGAAAAACGACGTTTTGGACATGTCTTAAGCCAAACATTGGAAACTTTGACGACTGATATTGACTCCAATATTTAGCTTGGGAACTTGAAAGCCATACGTAGCAGTATAGATTTATCTCGAGAAGTAATTTCTGAATATTACAATTTTGTTTTTCGTTATACATATATTGCAGTAGAAACTAGTCGTCAAAGTTATATATCTGAAAAAATGCGCCAGTGTCCAAAACGTTGCGTTCCAGTGTACCCAAGGGAGTAGTGTAGCTTTCGGTCAGATTCAATGCCGAAATGTTCCTGATCCGTCAGAAGCTCAAATATATTCAGCCAGCTGAAACCTCATCGATGGTGATACCTAACAATTTCTATCTGTTATTTTGCATTCTACTTCAGAAAGTTTTGTGAGAAACAAGGGCAGCTGCAGTACAGGATGCCAACCAAAGATGAACTCGAGAAAGAGTACAAGGTTCGGACACACCCTTTTGTTTTAGAATAATAATACTATAAAGGAGGTTCCTCTGCTTTATTTGGCATAGCTTCTCAACAGAGCTTAGAATCTTTCTTTGGTTTCAAAACTTTTAAATTGCTAAAAAGAAAACATTTGGATGTCATCACAAAATATTGCAAAAGAAAGTAAACCAGGTAGGGGTATTAATGAATTTTGTTTCCCTCTAGTGCAGGCTCTTGGGGGAAAGAGGGACGGAGTAAACATCACAAAGGAGCAGTTCCACAGGATCACCGAGAACCTCGTCACGGTGAACAGCTTCAGCTTCGGCAAGGCCGCCTTCGACGTGCTCGTGGTCCTCTTCGGCGCGCCGATGTGCGCGCTCCTCGTCAAGAGGGTCGTCCCGGGCCTCAAGTCCTTCTCCGACGACGTCGTCATCCCGGTGGCCACCTCCGGCGCCGTCGTGTACCTGGCCAAGACCAACAAGCTGTGACCCGGCGGATTATATACAAGTGTCACTGCTACTGCTAGCTTACCACGAGAAGAAAAATAATGATGCAACTGTGTGGTGGCTCGATCGCGTCCAGATTGCAAAATCTGTAAAAAGTATCTGTAAAGATGATTGAAACTTTAGTGATTTTTCTCTGTTCTTACGGGGGCGTGTGTGTGCCCGCCCCGCGGCAATGTTGCAGTAGAAACGTTTTCCCTTCAAACCAGAAAACGGCAATGTTGAACCTAACGTTGGGAATTACTAACACACAAGTAAGGTATCTGAAAACTGCAGAGGAAACAAAGTAACCTGGACATTTCTCGGTCATGAAAGGAAACATATGCATCAACTTGTATGGAGTAAGTTTGATTAGTCGAAACTTAGGACGAAACTTAATGCTTTTCTTAACTTCGTTCAGCGTGACGCTGCATCTCAAACAACACAACTCATATGTGTTTGAGGTCAAGTGAACCACTCAAAACATCAGCCGAAAATCAACACGCATGAACATCAGGATTATCATGTGAAAAGCCCCCAAGTTGGGGTAAAAACCACGGACTGAAACCATCCAAATATTCTTCCACTATCATCAAATATGAGATGCaaattttctcaaaaaaaaaaagagatgcaacaagttcTGCTCTAGGTAGCACTAAAGACTCTCATACATCAAAAGTGTTACTCTAATCCCGAGCACAAATGCACCCACATGAATAATAAATTCCGAGGGTAGGGCTTGGGTGTGATTTTACTAGCTCTTCAAAGTCAACCACTCCAAATCACAGATCACTGCCTTAGGCCGAAGATGTATGAACCTAAGTACCAGTTTGTCGAATCCGAGAAGGATTTGTATGAATCTAAACCGGTGTGTATGCATAATTGGGGATTAATTAGGTATAAGGCCGACAGTGGAGCCATTTCTTCTGTCTTCTCTTGTTAATTAGGAAATAACTATTTGTCAATTTCTAGATTCTGGCCAGCCCAGAAGAAATAAACGGTCATGAACTATGTTCGTGCACGTGTTTTGTGGTGCATTTGGAAATACAGAAATTCCCTAGTTTTTAGCATAGCCAAATTTGCTTGTGTAGAAGGCAGAACCACGACTTGGATTGGTTCGGGTCATTCGGATGCTATAGAGCTAGCTACGATTGATGTATGAACTGCTTTAGTTGAGTAATGCATTATTTCACTCGCAAAAAAAAAATCAATGTCAATTGGTCTGATTTAAAGCAGAATTGGTGGTTGATCCATATAACAATCAATTAATGGTTGATACTCTTCAAGGAAGAACCTTTGGAGAGGGTAAAAACGATCTCGCATCAATTCTCGTCGATCCCCGGTTCTCCCTTTCAACTGATAGTGGGGTAAGGATCGATATATTAGACACTAAAGGTGTTTTAAGC
Coding sequences within it:
- the LOC125516127 gene encoding uncharacterized protein LOC125516127 isoform X2, with protein sequence MPPPLCFRQEQRQRRCLGLTQGTPAARTPPHILLPSPRACMCTRNLLSSHHSSKETRPSTPTKIRSMGQAVTKAKQEAGRATQKNDKDGKAVANHNNAKEQLIKFMDNNYDEKVKPAKTFNEFYHAIFELIEKFCEKQGQLQYRMPTKDELEKEYKALGGKRDGVNITKEQFHRITENLVTVNSFSFGKAAFDVLVVLFGAPMCALLVKRVVPGLKSFSDDVVIPVATSGAVVYLAKTNKL
- the LOC125516127 gene encoding uncharacterized protein LOC125516127 isoform X1, producing the protein MPPPLCFRQEQRQRRCLGLTQGTPAARTPPHILLPSPRACMCTRNLLSSHHSSKETRPSTPTKIRSMGQAVTKAKQEAGRATQKNDKDGKAVANHNNAKEQLIKFMDNNYDEKVKPAKTFNEFYHAIFELIENSPLIPKPLRIKSSCMRINRKFCEKQGQLQYRMPTKDELEKEYKALGGKRDGVNITKEQFHRITENLVTVNSFSFGKAAFDVLVVLFGAPMCALLVKRVVPGLKSFSDDVVIPVATSGAVVYLAKTNKL